The Brassica oleracea var. oleracea cultivar TO1000 chromosome C7, BOL, whole genome shotgun sequence sequence CTTCCCTTCACCGCCGGTAACTTCTCTTACCACCGCTGACAGAGCTTCATCTTCCCACCTTCGATCCTCGATTCACTTTGATTTTGTACTCTTTATATTTAGCTTTCGCCTTCAGCCGTTACTAGAAGCTTGAATCTCTTACAACCACTGGAGAAATATATCTGAGAAACTCTAATTGATTTAACAAGAAGATTCTTTACTGGACCACCTTCATAGAAAATGCCGGTTTCCACTGGATCTCCCTTAAATCAACCGAGCAATTCCAACATCACCATCGTCCTTTTCATCTGAGATTCTCCATTTTCATGTTGACTTATAAACTCTTAATATATAAAAGAGAAAAAGCCTCATAGAAAAGGGATCTGTGCTCAACTAGCAAAGAAGAAAATATTCAAACCCTAGCATCTATGAAATATGAGTTGACCCAGCGAAAGAGATAAACAAAATCGCATACGCGAAAGGTTTATCCACAAAAGAAGGTAAAAAATCGCCTACGCGAAAGGTTTATCCGCAATGGAATGTAATTCTATCTAGTGATCAATAATATGATACATCATAAACAAAAAAAAACAAAAAGAGGGGTGGTGACCGGTGGCGATTGCTCACCGGTCACTCGGGCTGGGCCCAAATACTTGATACCCGGCTTGTACTCGGTACTTGACTCGATTTGGTTTGAGAAAACAAGTACTTGATACAATCAAGTCAAGTAACAAGTAAGCGGATTTTATTATTCACAAGTACAAGTCAAGTATCAAGTTCATTTTTATTTTTAATTACGTGGCTCGTTACTTGACTTGTTACTTGTTATTCTTTACTTGTCTCATTACTTATTATATATTATTTGTTTTATTAAATATTTGATATCAGTTTCACTAGTTAATTAAAATTTATGTATTGCATTTTATGAATGGCCAAAATTACTCGTTGCTTGCCTCCTAATAGCTACTTAACCAGTACATGATCCTTAAAGTTGAGTACTTGTTCTGACCAAGTCGATATTAAGTAATCTATTTAAATCATTTCCAAGTACAATATAAATATCAAATATTAAAATAAAATTAATTACTTAGTGTTGTTTGGTTCAATACTAAGAGACATACATTTTCTTAAATCATAGTAAAATAATTTGTTTATGTTTCCATTTTCATAACTGAATCAAACATAAGTGATATATTTATATAAGCATTTTAAAATTTTCTCTTTCTTATATATTCCAATTCTTGAATTGACTAAAATATATGAAAACAACGACATATTATTTAAATATAATAAAATTATTTACCTTTAAACTCTAACGAATTAGCAAATAATTTACCAATAATTATCAAATAATTTACAAGTAACAAGTAATAAAACAAGTCAAGTAACTCGCAAGTCCATCAATTTTTTACAAGTACTTGAAACTGCAAGTACTCGTTTTTAGTAAACCAAATACATGTCCAAAATTTTACTACTCGGACAAACCAAGCCAAGTACTAAGTACAACGAAAATACCAAGTATCCGACTTGTGCCCACCCCTACCGGCCACCAGAGATGATTTCAAGTTTTGTGTAAAGCTAGAGAGAAGATGGAGTGTTTAGAGAGAAAATGGGAAGCGTCAATAAGTGGACTAGCTGAGAAAAGTTAAAAAGAATAAAATTCATGAAAACAAATTAAATCATCGAACGACAGAGTAAACAGTGATATCTATCGTACGTATATTATATAACAGAATTTGATCATCTAATCTATTATTTGGGGTAAATCATAAAATGTGTACTATCAACAGTGTCCTATACAATGTTATCCTTAAATTAAATTTAGAACTAATTACAATAAAATATTTTTTTTGAGTTGCCCACTATATAAAGAGTACGCCAGTGTACATCCCTTTACTTCAATTGAGTTGCCCACTATATAAAGAGTACGTCAGTGTACATCCCTTTACTTCAATTCATTTTCCTATAACCATTTCAACTGACCGGAGGAGACATCACTGGCGAAATGGACGAATCGTGGCGCAAGAAGATGGGTTTAAACCTTGATCCTTTCTTCTCCATTGCTCGAAAATCCATGGACGCTCGCATCGACGCGGAAGACTTCTCCGATGTCTTCGGCGGTCCGCCACGCAGCGTCCTCACTCGCAAATTCTCCGGCGACTTTTCCCGTTCCGACTGTTTCTACGACAAGATTTTCCTACCCCCGGGAATTTCCTCCGGCGGTACTCTTCCGTCTTCTAGATCTCACGGCAGAAACTTGCCGGGGTTCAGGATCCCGTCCGGCGGAGAGGGATCCAAGAAGCAGAGCCCGGTCGCGATATCTAAATCTAGGTCGAAATCCTCGTCGGTGCTCACTTCCGAGGAGGTTAGTCCTCGTTATCAGCCGGCGGCGGCAACTCCCGGCGGTGAAGCCGGGTTTTCTTCTTTTACTTCTAGACTCAGGTGAACTAAATTTATGAATTTACCCTCACCAGAAGGTGTTTTAATACAGTTTTTCTGAGGACAATTCTGTAATTTAGTATGCTCTGTTTTTTTGTGTGTAGACCGTTAAACGTCCCGTCGAGAAGTCATAAGCGGGAATCGAAGAAACAGAGTTTCCCGGCGTTTCCAACATCCGACGATTCATTTTCCGGCCATGCGAACACACCGGAAAAATCCGATTTTTATTACAAAAAACCACACTTCGGCGGATCAAGAAGATCCTCCCCGGAGACAATGAGCTTGGATCCATTTTCCTTCAGGAGAATGGATGATTTCGGACCGAGCTCTCCTGCATCTTCCCCTGTTTCTTCTTTCATCTGCGAAAGTGAGGCGAAACAAAGAATGACCGGAGACTGTGATATCGAAGAGGAGGAAGAGGAAGAAGAAGAGATGAGCTCTTACGTGATCGAAATAAACTCAAATCGGTTTGATCGTTACAGAGACGGAGGAAGTGGAGGTGGAGGAGGAAACTCGGATTCAAACGACATGGATGAAGCAATAGCTTGGGCTAAAGAGAGGTCTCAACGACCAGAAGCAAAGCCAACAGAACAAGACTTGATTGATTCAAGAAGAAGCGAAGAAGAAGAAGCCAAATCAGAAGAAGAGGTTAGTTGAAATTATCATTTTCCATGTTAACCATATAATTAGAGATACTTTAATACTATTTTTTAGATAGATGATCATCTTTTTTCTTGAATTAATTGCAGATGGAGATGGAGATTAAAGATGAAGAAATAAGAATCTGGTTAACCGGAAAAGAGACCAACATTAGACTACTACTCTCAACTTTACATCACGTAAGTCAATAATAACCTTGAATATGTTAATTTGTTCTCAGATCAAGTAAACCGATTACTGATTATGACCAAACCGGTATTTTAATTCAGGTTCTATGGTCAAATAGCAATTGGCATGCGATTCCTTTGGCAAATCTTCGAGATGGGTCACAAGTGAAGAAAGCTTACCAAAAAGCTCGGCTTTGTTTACATCCTGATAAACTTCAACAGAGAGGAGGAACTTCACCTCTTCAGAAGTCTGTCGCCTGCAGAGTATTCTCCATCCTTCAGGTATGTAAACCGGTTTTGATAATAAACCAAATAATAACCGAGATCGGCTGGCCTTAAAGGTTTGGTTCTTGTTCTTTTCACTAACTCTAAGCTGGCTTCTTGCAATTTTAGGAAGCTTGGGCTGTGTATGTAACAAATGAAGGACTCTCAAGCTAAACCAAAGTCTGCAAATCATTTTCCGGTTAATGATGTAAGAAGAATAAGAAAAGGGAAAAGCAGCAGAGTTTTTTTTTTTTTTTTTTTTTTTTTGTTTTCTTAATGATTGTAAAATTCATATGAACATTCCCATGTGTTGTTGCATTGTGAATGTTTTTGTTCACAGAAAACAACAAAATGTTCCAAAACTACTTTGAAAAACAAACTAATGCGTGAAACGAGTAGAACATGGATAAGAAAATAATAGATACATTGTCAAATATATCAGAGACTTTTGTTTTCTTTCTTCGATATACATTATATTCTTCTTGTTTTTTTCTTTGTGGTTTGATGTCCTGTAAGAGTGCGAAGATAGAATTTACAATATTTTTTTTGTAGAAAAGCTATAAAGAACATTAGTTAGGTTACCCATCTAATCTTTCTATCACTCTCCGAGCCAATTGCCATATTGTCTACAGTAGTACATAGCTTATTTTTTGTTGAAGCAGCCATATTTAAAAGATGTTTTGTGTTTACAATTAAAATATGCTATGTGTTTGTTTATTTTAATTAATTTTCAAATCTATTTAAGATTTACGGATTGTCATTAAGTTTAATGATCTCAAAATCTAATCAATGAATTTTAATAAATAATTACAAATTTGCCCGCCTTCGTTCGGATTTATGTCTTTGTATTTTTAACATATAAATCTTTCTCAGTTTACAAAAATCTATTTTAAAATCTAATTCATAATTTAATTGATGTAATTGATAACATCATAGTTAAACTAGTATTTAAAAATCGCTAAATAAATAACACATGATTAGACAAAAAATTAAATCATCAGTACTATAGCAGTTTTAGATTTCTAAATTCATTAAAATCCAAGAACCAATAGACCCTCTTTAAACTATTTGGATGACTTTCAAATAACAGTAAATATCGGTGATTACTAGATTGCTAGGATATGTAAGGAGATATCTCTAATTGTTGCACTAGATTCCATAGAGTTTAGTTTTAAGAAAATAGTTGATAGTTTTAGTTAAAAAGTTGATGTTTCTATCTTATAAAGAGTTTAATTATCTATTATTTCAGAAATGTGAGTTTTAATAAATATTTGAAAATTTGTACGCTTTTGTTCGGATTTATGTCTTTGTATTTTTAACTTATAAATCTTTCTAAATTAAAAAATTATATTTTGTAATTTAATTTATATGACTGATATTTGCAAATTTCTATTTATAAAGAGTTTAATTATCTATTGTTTCAAAAAAAATTAAAAGAATATTTGCAGATTTGTACGCTTTTCTTCGGATTTATGTCTTTGTATTTTTTAACATAGAAATCTTTCTAAATTAAAAAAAAAATTAAATCAATTTCGTAATTTAATTTATATGGTTGTTAACATCGTTGTTCAACTAGTAATTAAAAATCACTAAATAAATAACAACTGATTCTGAAAAAATAAATAAAATCCCTGATACTATAACAGTTTTTAGATTTGTAAATTCATTAAAATACAAGAACCAATAACCTTCTTATAAATTTTTGGAAGACTTTCAAATAAAAATAAATATTTATAATTACTAGATTGTTAAAATATGCAAGGAGACATCTCTAATTGTTGCAATAGATTATATAGAGTTTTTTTCATAGAGTTTAGTTTTTCTAAAAAAAAAATAGCTGATAGTTTTTGTCAAAAGTTTGATATTTCTATCTTATATGGAGTTTTATCATCTACTGTTTCAAAAAAGTGACTTTTAATAAATATTTAAAAATTTATACGTTTTTTCGAATTTATGTCTTTGTATTTTTAACATATAAATATTTATATACTTACAAAATCCATTTAAAATTGATTCGTTATTTTAATTTATATATTGATAACTTCATAGTTCAACCAGTATTTAAAAATAACTAAATAAACAAAAGATAGTTTGGCCGAAAAAATTAAAAACAGTAATACTATAACAGTTTTTAGATTTGTAAATTCATTAAAATCCAAGAACCAATAACCCTCTTTTAAATATTTGGATGATTTTCAAATAATAATAAATATGTATGATAACCAGACTGCTAAGATATGTAGGAGACATCACTAATTGTTGCACTAGATTTCATAGAGTTAAGTCAAAAAAAAATTTCATAGTTTTTGTTAAAAAGTTGATATTTTAATTTTCTAGAGATTTTAATTATCTATTGTTTTAAAAATATTTTAATAAATACTTTCAAATTTATACGCTTTTCTTCGGATTTATGTGTTTGTATTTTTGACACATAAATCTTTCTAAATTTACAAAGATATATTTTAAAATTGATTCGTAATTTAATTTATATGATTGATAACTCATAGTTCAACTAGTATTTAAAAATCACTTAATAAAGAACAAATAATTTTGACAAATAAAATAAAATCACTAATACTATAACAATTTTAGATTCCTAAATTCAGTAAAATCCAAGAACCAATAACCCTCTTTTAAATATTTATGACTTTCAAAAGCAATAAATATCTAATATTACTAGATGGATTACATATTTAAGGAAGGGGACATCTCTAACTGTTGCTCTATATTTCATAGAGTTTAGTTAACTAAATAGTTGATATATCTATTTTATAAAGAGTTAAATTATCTAAGTGTTTCCGGATTTATTATAATACAAGTCTACAGAAGTAGAATGCAAAGTTTGTATGATGCTGAGATATTGGGTTTCCACAATTCTGAGGATGATTCTTCTTTTAATTTCGTCTTTTATATATACATTTGTGGATATGAACGAGGATTTGCTCCTACGGTGACGCTTCAATTTATTTTGACACTCTTTTTGAGTTTGGTAATTGTCGTCTGAACCTATCTATGAACTATAGTGCAAGAATTTGAGATGTCCTCGGTTAGCAGCAGTCGTTGGTATTCTGGTAACTAAGTCTTTCCTGAACACTAACTAAAGCATTTATATATGCCCAGTGACAATGACTTTCTCTCACTGTCTGGTTTGTTAAGTACATTCTCTGTCTCGTAGCTCTTCCCCGATTTGTTGGTTAAATTTGTATATACTTTTTTTGTGTTACAATGTCTATCGAACCTCACTGTCAAAACTCAAAAGTGGAAAGCCGATGGTGTAGAAATCGATTCTCAAACCAACCAAATATGTATTCGCACACGCATATGCTATTCACAACATTCCAAGGAATCAATCAATCAAACAAGATTTGGTATTATAAAAAAAAAAAAAGCACTCCCCCATTATGGTTTTCAAACTTTAAGCTTTACTCCACTTCTTTAACGCTTGTATAACTTCAAAACCCACCCAGTACTAAAGTAAAATATTAAACGAACAAAATCTCTATTTAAAAATAAAATAAAACGCAGACTGATTATTTCCCGGTATCAAGAAGCAGCCACGGTACCATTAGTAGTACCACCTGATGCTTTACCTTCAGTTCCTTCTTCTTTCTCTTCGTCGATTGTTTTCCAAACAATATCCTTAAGACCCGTGGTAAGGTTTTTGTAAAACTAATAAAGAAAAGAGCCACAAAATGGTAAAAGATTCAGTTACTGGAACACCGTTTGACAGGACCAGTAAGGTTTCAGGTGAAAAAAAGAACAAGCACAAGCTTGGTTTCGATATAACCAAAGCAGAGTTAGCATACCTTGTGGAATTCCAACGTGTCACCACCTGATTTTCGCATTTCAACCATGTAAAGCGATGGAGCTACTTGAAAAACCTGAAAGTAGATGGCAATTATATTTAAAATCAGGGCACATCATAAAGAAGGGTGATGATCACTGGTGGATGAGATAGCTAACCTCAGTAGCAACTGCTAACTGACCCTTGCGCCCTGATTTCTCTCCTAGCAGCTTCATCTACATGATTCATGAAAAATGGTAAAAGGGTATAAACAGAAGCAAACAGATGAATACAACAATTTTTTTTTATAGGAAAAATGAATATGTAAACAGTATTTAAACCTTGTAGTTGTTTTTCTTGACATCAAACCCCAAAGGCCCTGCTGCAGCCTCAATTTTTGTGACTATATCATTAGCCGAACATTTCGAAGTAAATCGAGTTTTTCGTTTTACAAGTCCCTGAAATCAAAGATGCATATGACTCAGAATGACTACTTGTATCAAACAATCTAAGGATCATTATTACTTATCAGAGTTCTGTACCATTTGTTTTTCGAAAAGTGAGCCCAGATTGAGACCCTGGGAGGTTGAGATGAGCTCAAAAGCATTCATAGTTACTGGGTTTTTAGGTTCTTCTTCTTTCCTCTCCACAACAAGGTTCTTAGACTCCTATAACCAAACAAACATAAACACAAAACTAAGCAATCATCCAAGACTAACCTTCTTTGAGAAACTGGTAAACTAAAAACCATTAGCTTTACTCACCCCTGATTCATCAAAGATTGCATCAACGTCATCAAGGCTGACATCAGCGTTCTCATATTTAGGAGCCTTATACCCTTTCTTAAACCACTCATTTTCAATGACTTCAGCAAATGTTATCCTCTGTATCAACCATTAAAAACAAAACTGTGTGTCAATCCACAGATATAGCCGTTACAGTAAAAGCTTTTGCCTCTTCTAATGGCATAGTACAAAGGAGATATACCGTTGCTGGTTTAGGATCGAGAATCCTTTTAATTAACTTCTTAGCACTTGCTGAGAACCAAGGCGGGCACGTAAATTCGGCTTTAAATATCTGTTTATCATCAAAAAATAAAGACTCAGGTGGCATGTTATGCTGATAAGTCCAAATGACGCTAGTTAAGTGCAAAACTTGAACTCTTCTCACATACCATGCAAAATGAATGTGCATCAGAGGAAAAAGGTAGAAGAAGAACACAAAAAAAAAAGAAAGTATTAACACCTTTTTGTATAGTGACGTGAGATTAGAATCTTCGAAAGGTAAGTAACCAGCCATTAAGACGAAGAGGATCACACCACAAGACCACAGATCAGCCTTAGCTCCATCGTAACCTTTGTTGTTGATTACCTATAGAGACGAAAGAACATAGATGGTTATTGTGATCAGAAAAAGAAGCAGAGTTGAAGCTTCAGAACAACATCGTCTCGGTAGATAATACCTCTGGAGCAACATAATTGGGTGTTCCACATGTTGTGTGAAGTAGCCCATCCTCCTAAACAAGAAGAGTCACATGGGAAACTTAATCAAATTAAGAAAAGAAATCAAATAGATCAACAAGGCTTACTCGGACTTGCTGAGGAAGTGCACTCAGTCCAAAATCAGAAACTTTGAGAGTCCCGTTTGCATCCAAAAGCAAATTCTCGGGCTGCAACCAGAAGGTGGTGTAACTGGATTCAACACATTATTCACAAGAACCCTCAGAGAATTAAATAATATAGGCTCTAACCTTAAGGTCTCTATGATAAACACCTCTGCTATGGCAATAGTCCACTGCATTAATAAGCTGCTGAAAGTACTTCCTCGCCTCATCTTCCTTCAATCTCCCAGTGCTTGACTAATAATACACACAAAGTTTCAAGTCCTTACACTTGATTTAAAAAAAAAAGACATGTTCAACAAATCGAAAAAGCTTACAATTTTATCGAAAAGCTCTCCACCAGTAACAAGTTCCAACACAAAGTAGATCTTAGTCTTGCTAGCCATCACCTGAAGAAAAGAATAAAATATTTTAATATAAGATATGTGACTGCACATATGTTATATATAGAGATTCAGATCAAACCTCAATCATGCGGATGACATTTGGGTGCTTGATCAGCTTCATGGTCGAGATCTCACGCTTAATCTTAACACAGAACAAAACCCAAATCGAAAGTTTAAACCTTGAATAGAAAAGAAGAGAGCTTTTTTAATGATAATATACCTGAGCGATCATCTTGTTCTTCAGAACCTTCTCTTTATCAATAACCTTGATAGCCACACTCTCTCCCTTCTCGACGTTCCTAGCGAATTTGACCTTAGCGAAGGTTCCTTCACCAAGTGTTCTCCCAAGCTCGTACTTACCCACTCGTGTCCTACTAATCGAACTACTACTACTACTACTACTACCTGAAGGTGTCGATCGAGAAGGAGTGGATCGCGAAGGTGTTGTTCGAGAAGCCATCTCTCTCTCTATCTCTATCTCTATATCTCGCACAGATCGCTATTGGGTTATTGGCTTAAGGAACGCTTCTTCTTGCATGGCTGCCATACCTGAGATTTCGCAACGCTCATCCTTTTAGATCTGCACAAGGAACAGACGGATATTTCAACTCTCGTGTGCGGAGGAATATTCAATTCCAACCAAGACGAAGACGACGACCCATCTAGACCAAACTTTCAATATTATCGGAAAATTAAAATAAATAAAAAAAAGTCTGACAAAAACGCAAACTCGGCTGTAAGAAAAATCGAAGCCGATCGTGATGAAAACGCGCCAGAGAGATAGAGAGGAAAGGGGAAACTATACTAGGTACCTGATCCGAGGGAGGAG is a genomic window containing:
- the LOC106303853 gene encoding putative tyrosine-protein phosphatase auxilin is translated as MDESWRKKMGLNLDPFFSIARKSMDARIDAEDFSDVFGGPPRSVLTRKFSGDFSRSDCFYDKIFLPPGISSGGTLPSSRSHGRNLPGFRIPSGGEGSKKQSPVAISKSRSKSSSVLTSEEVSPRYQPAAATPGGEAGFSSFTSRLRPLNVPSRSHKRESKKQSFPAFPTSDDSFSGHANTPEKSDFYYKKPHFGGSRRSSPETMSLDPFSFRRMDDFGPSSPASSPVSSFICESEAKQRMTGDCDIEEEEEEEEEMSSYVIEINSNRFDRYRDGGSGGGGGNSDSNDMDEAIAWAKERSQRPEAKPTEQDLIDSRRSEEEEAKSEEEMEMEIKDEEIRIWLTGKETNIRLLLSTLHHVLWSNSNWHAIPLANLRDGSQVKKAYQKARLCLHPDKLQQRGGTSPLQKSVACRVFSILQEAWAVYVTNEGLSS
- the LOC106306714 gene encoding CBL-interacting serine/threonine-protein kinase 23 — translated: MASRTTPSRSTPSRSTPSGSSSSSSSSISRTRVGKYELGRTLGEGTFAKVKFARNVEKGESVAIKVIDKEKVLKNKMIAQIKREISTMKLIKHPNVIRMIEVMASKTKIYFVLELVTGGELFDKISSTGRLKEDEARKYFQQLINAVDYCHSRGVYHRDLKPENLLLDANGTLKVSDFGLSALPQQVREDGLLHTTCGTPNYVAPEVINNKGYDGAKADLWSCGVILFVLMAGYLPFEDSNLTSLYKKIFKAEFTCPPWFSASAKKLIKRILDPKPATRITFAEVIENEWFKKGYKAPKYENADVSLDDVDAIFDESGESKNLVVERKEEEPKNPVTMNAFELISTSQGLNLGSLFEKQMGLVKRKTRFTSKCSANDIVTKIEAAAGPLGFDVKKNNYKMKLLGEKSGRKGQLAVATEVFQVAPSLYMVEMRKSGGDTLEFHKFYKNLTTGLKDIVWKTIDEEKEEGTEGKASGGTTNGTVAAS